A region from the Anomaloglossus baeobatrachus isolate aAnoBae1 chromosome 11, aAnoBae1.hap1, whole genome shotgun sequence genome encodes:
- the LOC142255672 gene encoding phospholipase A2 inhibitor and Ly6/PLAUR domain-containing protein-like yields MKTLLVILHGVTFITTVSSLICESCIAENAATCTGYNDTCDSAVTTCISSVFQVSHQTFNVQMPQKSCGLPNICNISYSFTLNDTHVAATGICCDSDYCNKETPQVPERNLTMNGLKCPFCMEQGLDGCTPNIDTLCTGLEVMCMRYSGYINIGAKEAPKNISFQGCATSSACPAASSPPEESSKIRFSCTEGVQHQEEDDNSVPVNS; encoded by the exons ATGAAGACATTGCTGGTGATACTCCATGGTGTGACCTTCATCACCACAG TGTCCTCCTTGATATGTGAGAGCTGCATAGCGGAAAATGCAGCTACGTGCACCGGCTACAATGACACGTGTGACTCCGCGGTGACAACATGTATCAGCAGCGTGTTCCAAGTATCACATC AAACATTCAATGTACAGATGCCTCAAAAATCCTGCGGCTTGCCCAACATTTGTAACATTTCCTATTCATTCACCTTAAATGACACCCATGTTGCAGCGACAGGCATATGCTGCGATTCAGACTATTGTAACAAGGAGACTCCGCAGG TCCCTGAACGGAACTTGACAATGAACGGGTTGAAATGTCCGTTCTGCATGGAGCAAGGACTGGACGGATGTACTCCCAATATTGACACCCTATGTACCGGTCTAGAAGTCATGTGCATGAGATATTCGGGTTACATAAACATTGGTGCTAAAG aagcACCAAAAAACATTTCCTTTCAAGGTTGTGCCACTTCAAGTGCCTGCCCGGCTGCCTCGTCACCACCGGAAGAAAGCAGTAAAATCCGGTTCAGCTGTACAGAAGGCGTCCAGCACCAAGAAGAGGACGATAACAGCGTGCCTGTCAACAGCTAA